A window of uncultured Gellertiella sp. genomic DNA:
CATCACCGGGGTCCGCAATGCGGTCGAAGGCGTCGAGGTCACCGCATCGCGCGCCGATTCTTTCGGCAGCGCCGATTATCCGCTGTCGGCCTTTGACCGCCAGCAGCGCGCCATCGGCACGGATGTCCTGCACTTTGCCGCGGGTGCCGCCGTCGGCCACGGGCTGATCCGGGCACCGCTGGAACTGCGCAATGAATATGCCAGCATCGCCATCGGCATCGCGCCAAATGCCGGCAGCACCTATCTGCTCGACGACGGCGCCAAACGGCGACGGGTCGGCATCATCGGCGGCGACAGTGCCGAATCGGCAAGGCCGCTGCTCTCCTCGGTCTATTATATCAGGCGGGCGCTCAGCCCCTTTGCCGATATCAGCCAGTCCAATTCAAACGATCCCGGCATGGCGCTGACCGGGATGCTTGCCTTGAAGCCATCGGCCCTCGTGCTGACCGATATCGCCAAATTGCCGGGCGGGCCCGGAAGGGCGCTGCTCGACTGGGTCAGATCAGGGGGAACGTTGATCCGTTTTGCCAGCCCCGAACTTGCCGCCAGCGAAGGCGACGATCCCTTTGCCACCGTGCCGCTGCGCCGGGGCGAGCGCAGCTTCGGCGGGGTGCTGTCCTGGAGCGAGCCACAGCCACTAGCCGCCTATCCCGACATCGGGGCCTTTGCCGATCTGCCCAGGGCTGATGACGTGCATGTGCGCCGCCAGATTCTCGCCGAACCCTCCCCCGATCTCGCCCAGCACACGCTGGCAAGCCTTGCCGATGGCACGCCGCTGGTCACCTCCCGCAAGCTGGGGGCCGGCGAGATCGTGCTGTTTCACGTCAGCGGCGAACCAGGCTGGTCCGATCTGCCGCTCTCCGGCCATTTCGTCGAGATGCTGCGGCGGCTGGTGCAATTGTCCCGCTCGACCATTGGCCAGACCGGCGCGAATGGCAAACCCGAACCGCTGCCGCCCTATCGGCTGCTGTCGGCGGAGGGGGCACTGACCACCGTCTTCGGATCGGCAAAACCGCTCAATCCCGCCACCGATCTCGGCGGTATCGCCGACACCACCCATCCGCCCGGCCTTTACGGCGGCGAGGATGGCTATGTCGCCCGCAATCTTCTGCCTGTCGGCACCGAATTGCGCCCGATCCCTGCCGTCGTGGACGGCAGGGCGGTGGACTCGCGACCGCTCACCATCGAACAGCCGCGCGATCTGGTACCGCTGGTGATCGGTCTGGCGCTGGTGCTGGTGATGCTGGATGGTCTGGCGGTGCTGTGGCTGAACGGCGGGTTGCGCCTGCGTCGCGCAGCAACCGCCGCCGTGCTGCCCCTCGCGTTGCTGACGCTGTTTGCCTGGCCGTCGGGCCCGCTTCGCGCCGATGACGGCAAGCCGGGTGACGAGACGCTGCGCAAGCGGCTGGACACAACCCATCTCGCCTATGTGGTGACGGGAGAAGAGGCGGTTGATGCGATCTCGCGCCAGGGGCTTGCAGGTCTCACCGAATTTCTCGCCTATCGCACCGCACTGGAGCCCGGCCAGCCCGAAGGCGTCGACATTGCCAGGGATGAACTCTCTGTCTTCCCGCTGATATACTGGCCGGTCAGCGCCACCGCCCGCATGCCGGATGCGGCAGCCATTGGCCGGATCGGGGCCTATATGCGTGCGGGCGGAACCGTGCTGTTCGACACCCGCGACCAGTCCGAACATGCCTTTGGCGACACTGCCGTCACGCCGAACGGCGAGCGGTTGCGCACCATTCTCGCTGATCTCGACATTCCGCCGCTGGAGCCCGTGCCAGCCAGGCATGTGCTGACCCGCAGCTTCTACCTGATGACCCAGTTTCCGGGTCGCTATGCGGAGTCACCGCTCTGGGTCGAGGCGGGACAGGGCGGCAACAGGTCCAGCGATGCCACGCCGGTCTCGCCCGACGGGGTCAGCCCGATCCTGATCACCGCCAATGACCTCGCCGGGGCCTGGGCGGTCGATGACACCGGCAACCCGATCCTGCCCACGATACCTCCGGATGAGAACCAGCGGGAATATGCCTATCGCGCCGGGGTCAACATCATGATGTACATGCTGACCGGCAATTACAAAGGCGATCAGGTACATGTGCCGGCATTGCTCGAAAGGCTAGGCAACTGATGGATCTCGGCTTTTTTCCGCTGGCCCCGCTGCCGCTGATTGCGCTTGCCACGCTTGCGGTGCTGGCGATTGGCGGGCTTGGGCTTGAACGGCGGCTGCGCGGCGCAGGGCTGCGGCTGGCGGCCGGTCTGGCGCTGGTGCTGGCGCTCGCCA
This region includes:
- a CDS encoding DUF4159 domain-containing protein gives rise to the protein MIGFGFTTPLVLTALLALPLIWFLLKLTPPRPAHEVFPPLRILASLLQRHETPAQSPWWLTLLRLLLASAVILAMAGPLLNPRRDHLSTRGPLLLVIDNSWAAAPDWRERVAAGEALIAEAESRNLPVSLILTADDSNDATPQGADVARARLEAAAARPVPAPRDRLARLLANAFQAQAPGSAVYMTDGVTLAGKGLAEDRTLATLSALAPDRLTLIRSKDDSTLAITGVRNAVEGVEVTASRADSFGSADYPLSAFDRQQRAIGTDVLHFAAGAAVGHGLIRAPLELRNEYASIAIGIAPNAGSTYLLDDGAKRRRVGIIGGDSAESARPLLSSVYYIRRALSPFADISQSNSNDPGMALTGMLALKPSALVLTDIAKLPGGPGRALLDWVRSGGTLIRFASPELAASEGDDPFATVPLRRGERSFGGVLSWSEPQPLAAYPDIGAFADLPRADDVHVRRQILAEPSPDLAQHTLASLADGTPLVTSRKLGAGEIVLFHVSGEPGWSDLPLSGHFVEMLRRLVQLSRSTIGQTGANGKPEPLPPYRLLSAEGALTTVFGSAKPLNPATDLGGIADTTHPPGLYGGEDGYVARNLLPVGTELRPIPAVVDGRAVDSRPLTIEQPRDLVPLVIGLALVLVMLDGLAVLWLNGGLRLRRAATAAVLPLALLTLFAWPSGPLRADDGKPGDETLRKRLDTTHLAYVVTGEEAVDAISRQGLAGLTEFLAYRTALEPGQPEGVDIARDELSVFPLIYWPVSATARMPDAAAIGRIGAYMRAGGTVLFDTRDQSEHAFGDTAVTPNGERLRTILADLDIPPLEPVPARHVLTRSFYLMTQFPGRYAESPLWVEAGQGGNRSSDATPVSPDGVSPILITANDLAGAWAVDDTGNPILPTIPPDENQREYAYRAGVNIMMYMLTGNYKGDQVHVPALLERLGN